The following are encoded together in the Deinococcus soli (ex Cha et al. 2016) genome:
- a CDS encoding extracellular solute-binding protein, translating into MRAAPRRWPGASLNEAQALEAFGQGRLGAVLTGPWNHLPLVTSGVTYSVQPLPALPGVPQSWQPIVGYQSVAVDARTSAGREAEALALHLTRPDAQLALYRAGGRLPAHPAAQEQLRAQGDPWGFIQAVRAGRPEAAFGNDGSAWDRAQATLDGALGRQGCP; encoded by the coding sequence GTGCGCGCTGCGCCGCGTCGGTGGCCAGGCGCGAGCCTGAACGAGGCGCAGGCCCTTGAGGCGTTCGGGCAGGGCCGTCTGGGTGCCGTCCTGACCGGGCCGTGGAATCATCTGCCGCTGGTGACTTCAGGCGTGACGTACAGCGTGCAGCCGCTGCCAGCCCTCCCTGGCGTGCCGCAATCGTGGCAGCCCATCGTCGGGTACCAGAGTGTCGCGGTGGATGCACGGACCAGCGCCGGCCGCGAGGCCGAGGCACTGGCCCTGCACCTGACCCGCCCGGACGCGCAGCTGGCCCTGTACAGGGCGGGAGGCCGCCTGCCCGCTCACCCGGCGGCGCAGGAGCAGCTGCGTGCCCAGGGGGATCCCTGGGGCTTCATTCAGGCCGTCCGGGCGGGCCGACCCGAGGCTGCCTTCGGGAACGACGGCTCAGCCTGGGACCGGGCGCAGGCGACGCTGGACGGCGCGCTGGGCCGCCAGGGTTGCCCCTGA
- a CDS encoding transglycosylase domain-containing protein, with translation MVLRFLKFLTSFVLAALVAALGVATTYGLKWGRELPDYRELDNLTRSLGSETRIFARDGAPLGSLIPKVGDQAISRTIVTLNEISPFMLGALISNEDRRFFEHYGLDPYGLGRQVQRVARGDSVQGGSTLTNQLVKNTLLLDEYQQARTPDRKFKEWILSVQVERSFTKSEILQTYLNTIYWGDGGPVELYGIYSAAQAYFRTTPKDLTLGQAAYLTVLVPNAGRYFRYEEVRPLMRVLLSRMVEDGWITQAQMDAAWREKVQPRGWQVTYDDAGNVKSAKLVDRTAKELKAVVTTRAPHFTQQVEQELVRRFGRDVVYGSGGLRVYTTLDPKVQSAAETASREATGLPPGATLAATVINPYNGEVLGMIGQKLRGTEPPAAWNNAAQGQRQIGSTIKPLLYTTALSTGLSQSHREEDRPVSFPCTGCKNGVYEPKNFEGATTYRDMTIREALDRSLNLVTVRLADRIGLQTFFGKIREIGLQTNDGTGLAAALGAVETTPVKMAAAYAPFVNGGLYRTPRYITRVTDARGAVLFDVNSQPMQGKRVWTPQVAWLGLDMIRGVVNDLNEAQGGLAGRAKFGEWPVAGKTGTSNGPKDFWFVGTTPLYTGSVWVGRQQGGDMPINYYSGYVNAPIWRRMMELAHQGQALRQFSEPPGIQYVDAPDQQFLPNVKLAVLDPNYRDAANTEVQADAPPPTLYRETTYRPGSDPDSVLVSLDRTTNRLATEFTPPQNIVQRRVQLEDLPGYAPDESPAPLQDEQPDPEAVKAAKGVTGTTQSVPPAAP, from the coding sequence ATCGTCCTGCGGTTCCTGAAATTCCTGACGTCGTTCGTGCTGGCGGCGCTCGTGGCGGCACTGGGCGTGGCGACCACGTACGGCCTGAAGTGGGGGCGTGAACTGCCGGATTACCGCGAGCTGGATAACCTGACGCGGTCGCTGGGATCCGAGACGCGGATCTTCGCGCGGGACGGCGCGCCGCTGGGCAGCCTGATTCCGAAGGTGGGAGATCAGGCGATCAGCCGCACGATCGTCACGCTGAACGAGATCAGTCCGTTCATGTTGGGCGCGCTGATCAGCAACGAGGACCGGCGGTTCTTCGAGCATTACGGCCTGGACCCGTACGGGCTGGGACGGCAGGTGCAGCGCGTGGCGCGCGGGGACAGCGTGCAGGGCGGCAGTACCCTGACGAACCAGCTGGTGAAAAACACGCTGCTGCTCGACGAGTACCAGCAAGCCCGCACACCGGACCGCAAGTTCAAGGAATGGATCCTGAGCGTGCAGGTCGAGCGGTCCTTCACGAAGTCGGAGATCCTGCAGACGTACCTGAACACCATCTACTGGGGAGACGGCGGACCGGTGGAACTGTACGGAATCTACTCGGCGGCGCAGGCGTACTTCCGCACGACGCCGAAGGACCTGACGCTGGGGCAGGCGGCGTACCTGACGGTGCTCGTGCCGAATGCCGGGCGGTATTTCCGGTACGAGGAGGTCCGGCCCCTGATGCGGGTGCTGCTGTCACGCATGGTCGAGGACGGCTGGATCACGCAGGCGCAGATGGACGCCGCGTGGCGGGAGAAGGTGCAGCCGCGCGGGTGGCAGGTCACGTATGACGACGCCGGGAACGTGAAGTCCGCGAAACTGGTGGACCGCACCGCGAAGGAACTCAAGGCGGTCGTCACGACGCGCGCGCCGCACTTCACGCAGCAGGTCGAGCAGGAACTCGTGCGGCGCTTCGGGCGGGACGTGGTGTACGGCTCGGGTGGCCTGCGGGTGTACACGACGCTGGACCCGAAGGTGCAGTCGGCGGCGGAAACCGCGAGTCGGGAGGCGACGGGCCTGCCGCCGGGCGCGACGCTCGCCGCGACGGTCATCAACCCGTACAACGGGGAGGTGCTGGGCATGATCGGCCAGAAGCTGCGCGGCACCGAGCCGCCCGCCGCGTGGAACAACGCCGCGCAGGGGCAGCGGCAGATCGGGTCGACCATCAAGCCGCTGCTGTACACGACGGCGCTGTCCACCGGCCTGAGCCAGTCGCACCGCGAGGAGGACCGCCCCGTGTCGTTCCCCTGCACGGGCTGCAAGAACGGCGTGTACGAACCGAAGAACTTCGAGGGCGCGACCACCTACCGCGACATGACGATCCGCGAGGCGCTGGACCGCTCGCTGAACCTCGTGACGGTGCGGCTCGCGGACCGGATCGGCCTGCAGACGTTCTTCGGGAAGATCCGTGAGATCGGCCTGCAGACGAACGACGGGACCGGACTGGCGGCGGCGCTGGGCGCGGTCGAGACGACGCCCGTGAAGATGGCGGCGGCGTACGCGCCGTTCGTGAACGGCGGCCTGTACCGCACGCCCCGGTACATCACGCGCGTGACGGACGCGCGCGGCGCGGTGCTGTTCGACGTGAACAGTCAGCCCATGCAGGGCAAGCGGGTGTGGACGCCGCAGGTGGCGTGGCTGGGGCTGGACATGATCCGTGGGGTCGTGAATGACCTGAACGAGGCGCAGGGCGGCCTGGCGGGCCGCGCGAAGTTCGGGGAGTGGCCGGTGGCCGGAAAGACCGGCACGAGTAACGGCCCGAAGGACTTCTGGTTCGTGGGCACCACGCCGCTATACACCGGGTCGGTGTGGGTGGGGCGGCAGCAGGGCGGCGACATGCCGATCAACTACTACTCCGGGTACGTGAACGCCCCGATCTGGCGGCGCATGATGGAACTCGCGCATCAGGGGCAGGCGCTGCGGCAGTTCAGTGAACCGCCCGGCATCCAGTACGTGGACGCGCCGGACCAGCAGTTCCTGCCGAACGTGAAACTGGCCGTCCTGGACCCGAACTACCGGGACGCGGCGAACACCGAGGTGCAGGCGGACGCGCCGCCGCCCACGCTGTACCGCGAGACGACCTACCGCCCGGGGAGCGATCCGGATTCGGTGCTGGTCAGCCTGGACCGCACCACGAACCGTCTGGCGACCGAGTTCACGCCGCCGCAGAACATCGTGCAGCGCCGCGTGCAACTGGAGGACCTGCCCGGGTACGCTCCGGACGAGAGCCCGGCGCCCCTGCAGGACGAGCAGCCCGACCCGGAGGCCGTGAAGGCCGCCAAGGGCGTGACGGGCACGACGCAGTCGGTGCCGCCGGCCGCGCCGTAA
- a CDS encoding valine--tRNA ligase, whose translation MTDPHTPDQTSTPDQTPENDASVLAKQFDPKAVEPGWAAKWRNEPFRADATSGKEPFTIVIPPPNVTGNLHLGHALDNTLIDTLIRYKRMAGFEALYLPGMDHAGISTQVVVERQLREQGVSRHDLGREKFLDQVWEWKAESGGMILEQLSRLGVSADWTRERFTMDEGLSRAVRHQFVKLYHEGFAYRGERIVNWDPASQTTLSELEIDREVRKGKMYTLSYRLRDPQAAASNGEAGEIRIATVRPETIFADQAIAVHPQDPRFAHLVGQEARIPLTDRYVPIIADEAVEMEFGVGALKITPAHDPTDFEVGERHGLARPSVIDLHGNLTRDELVPAEFQGLERFAARKAVVKALTEGGDLLEEKDHDTAIGLSERTKVPVEPIISEQWYVKMKPFAEQVLAGLERGEMQLVPERYAKVNRDWLENIRDWNISRQLWWGHQIPAWYDEQGNLYVPDPEQPDLDCDQDPRYAHLTLRRDPDVFDTWFSSNLWPFSTLGWPDTDSEDFRKFYPTQVLVTGYDILFFWVARMQMAGYGLTGQAPFSTVMLHGLYLDAKGQKMSKSKGNGIDPLELFDQYGVDASRFAFSFLSTGGQDIKHDPRRFEQGRNFANKLWNAARFAMLRLGEALPNLQTSGHEADEALIQYVQGALDDSVGETLRSRDALSAVRARADLSLADRWILSRLNAVTAEATAQLDAFDIGAAIRTLYTFTWDEFCDWYIEAAKPALSEGKLSTLVTLKATLEHILKLLHPFMPFVTSELYGALGHRRQLAVHSWPQPDEALHDADATRAFDALRAAVAAARSLKSELGLSPQDRLSVAVEGDLAATVHENARVVESIARVNLSGDLEGRTLSLVEQGVTVRAPLEGTVDLNDWIGKQKKRLAEFDKQIKQAQGKLSNEGFVARAPAEVIEEEKRRVADFGTQRERLTQVLAQFE comes from the coding sequence ATGACTGACCCCCATACCCCCGACCAGACCAGCACCCCTGATCAGACGCCGGAGAACGACGCGTCCGTCCTCGCCAAGCAGTTCGACCCGAAGGCCGTCGAGCCCGGCTGGGCCGCGAAGTGGCGGAACGAGCCCTTCCGCGCGGACGCGACGAGCGGCAAGGAACCCTTTACGATCGTGATCCCGCCGCCGAACGTGACGGGGAACCTGCACCTGGGGCACGCGCTGGACAACACGCTGATCGACACGCTGATCCGCTACAAGCGCATGGCGGGCTTCGAGGCGCTGTACCTGCCGGGCATGGATCACGCGGGCATCAGCACTCAGGTGGTCGTGGAGCGGCAGCTGCGCGAGCAGGGCGTCAGCCGCCACGACCTGGGCCGCGAGAAATTCCTGGATCAGGTGTGGGAGTGGAAAGCCGAGTCCGGCGGGATGATCCTGGAGCAGCTGTCGCGCCTGGGCGTCAGCGCCGACTGGACGCGTGAGCGCTTCACGATGGACGAGGGCCTGTCGCGCGCCGTGCGCCACCAGTTCGTGAAGCTGTACCACGAGGGGTTCGCGTACCGCGGCGAGCGGATCGTGAACTGGGACCCGGCCAGTCAGACGACCCTGTCGGAACTGGAAATTGACCGCGAGGTGCGCAAGGGCAAGATGTACACCCTGTCGTACAGGCTGCGTGACCCGCAGGCGGCGGCCAGCAACGGTGAAGCGGGCGAGATCCGCATCGCGACCGTGCGGCCCGAGACGATCTTCGCGGATCAGGCGATCGCCGTTCACCCCCAGGACCCGCGTTTCGCGCATCTGGTTGGGCAGGAGGCCCGCATTCCCCTGACGGACCGGTATGTACCGATCATCGCGGACGAGGCGGTCGAGATGGAGTTCGGGGTGGGCGCGCTGAAGATCACGCCCGCGCACGACCCGACCGACTTCGAGGTGGGCGAGCGGCATGGTCTCGCGCGGCCCAGCGTGATCGACCTGCACGGCAACCTGACCCGTGACGAGCTGGTGCCCGCCGAGTTCCAGGGCCTGGAACGCTTCGCGGCCCGCAAGGCGGTCGTGAAGGCCCTGACCGAGGGCGGCGACCTGCTGGAGGAGAAGGACCACGACACCGCCATCGGCCTGTCGGAGCGGACGAAGGTGCCGGTCGAGCCGATCATCAGCGAGCAGTGGTACGTGAAGATGAAACCCTTTGCGGAGCAGGTCCTCGCGGGGCTGGAGCGGGGCGAGATGCAGCTCGTGCCCGAGCGGTACGCGAAGGTGAACCGCGACTGGCTGGAGAACATCCGCGACTGGAACATCAGCCGCCAGCTGTGGTGGGGGCACCAGATTCCCGCGTGGTACGACGAGCAGGGCAACCTCTACGTGCCGGACCCCGAGCAGCCCGACCTGGACTGCGATCAGGACCCCCGCTACGCGCACCTGACCCTGCGCCGCGACCCGGACGTGTTCGACACGTGGTTCAGCTCCAACCTGTGGCCGTTTAGCACTCTGGGCTGGCCCGACACGGACAGTGAGGACTTCCGGAAGTTCTACCCCACCCAGGTCCTCGTGACCGGGTACGACATCCTGTTCTTCTGGGTGGCGCGCATGCAGATGGCCGGGTACGGCCTGACCGGTCAGGCCCCCTTCAGCACCGTGATGCTGCACGGCCTGTACCTCGACGCGAAGGGCCAGAAGATGTCCAAGAGCAAGGGCAACGGCATCGATCCCCTGGAACTGTTCGACCAGTACGGCGTGGACGCCAGCCGCTTCGCGTTCAGCTTCCTGTCCACCGGCGGGCAGGACATCAAGCACGACCCCCGGCGCTTCGAGCAGGGCCGCAACTTTGCGAACAAGCTGTGGAACGCCGCGCGCTTCGCGATGCTGCGCCTCGGGGAGGCCCTCCCGAATCTCCAGACCAGCGGCCATGAGGCCGACGAGGCCCTGATCCAGTACGTGCAGGGCGCGCTGGACGACAGCGTGGGCGAGACGCTGCGCAGCCGCGACGCCCTGAGCGCCGTGCGCGCCCGCGCCGACCTGAGCCTGGCGGACCGCTGGATCCTGTCGCGCCTGAACGCCGTGACCGCCGAGGCCACCGCGCAGCTCGACGCGTTCGACATCGGCGCGGCCATCCGCACGCTGTACACCTTCACCTGGGACGAGTTCTGCGACTGGTACATCGAGGCCGCCAAACCCGCCCTGAGTGAGGGCAAGCTGTCCACGCTGGTGACGCTGAAGGCCACGCTGGAACACATCCTGAAACTGCTGCACCCCTTCATGCCGTTCGTGACGAGCGAACTGTACGGCGCGCTCGGCCACCGCCGGCAGCTGGCCGTGCACTCCTGGCCGCAGCCGGACGAGGCCCTGCACGACGCGGACGCCACCCGCGCCTTCGACGCCCTGCGCGCCGCGGTCGCCGCCGCCCGCAGCCTCAAGAGCGAACTGGGCCTCAGCCCCCAGGACCGCTTGAGCGTCGCCGTGGAGGGTGACCTCGCCGCGACCGTCCACGAGAACGCCCGCGTGGTCGAGAGCATCGCCCGCGTGAACCTGTCGGGCGACCTGGAGGGCCGCACGCTGAGCCTCGTCGAGCAGGGCGTCACCGTCCGCGCGCCGCTGGAAGGCACCGTGGACCTCAATGACTGGATCGGCAAGCAGAAAAAACGCCTCGCGGAGTTCGACAAGCAGATCAAGCAGGCGCAGGGCAAGCTGAGCAACGAGGGCTTCGTCGCCCGCGCCCCCGCCGAGGTCATCGAGGAGGAAAAACGCCGCGTGGCCGACTTCGGCACGCAGCGGGAACGCCTCACGCAGGTACTCGCGCAGTTCGAATAA
- a CDS encoding thymidine kinase produces MLKSPYHGGHLEVIVGPMFSGKSEELIRRVTRAVIARQRVSVFKPALDDRYHDTAVASHAGRTVNAVAVRDAADIRAHLSGEGTLLHAQGDTLPDVVGIDEVQFLDAAIIPLALELADAGVRVILAGLDQDFRAEPFGFMPELLARAESVEKLTAICTVCGAPATRSQRLIGGQPARFDDPVVLVGAEESYEARCRVHHELRG; encoded by the coding sequence GTGCTGAAGTCCCCCTACCACGGCGGTCACCTAGAAGTCATCGTCGGCCCGATGTTCAGCGGCAAGAGCGAGGAACTCATCCGCCGCGTGACCCGCGCCGTGATCGCCCGGCAGCGCGTCTCCGTGTTCAAACCCGCCCTGGACGACCGCTACCACGATACGGCCGTCGCCAGTCACGCCGGGCGGACTGTGAATGCCGTGGCCGTGCGGGACGCGGCCGACATCCGCGCGCACCTGAGTGGCGAGGGCACCCTGCTGCATGCGCAGGGCGACACGCTGCCCGATGTGGTCGGCATTGACGAGGTGCAGTTCCTGGACGCCGCGATCATCCCGCTGGCGCTGGAACTGGCCGACGCGGGCGTGCGCGTGATTCTCGCCGGGCTGGATCAGGATTTCCGGGCCGAGCCGTTCGGGTTCATGCCTGAACTGCTGGCCCGCGCCGAGAGCGTCGAGAAACTCACGGCGATCTGCACGGTGTGCGGCGCGCCCGCCACCCGCTCGCAGCGTCTGATCGGCGGCCAGCCTGCCCGTTTCGACGATCCCGTGGTGCTCGTCGGCGCCGAGGAGAGCTACGAGGCCCGCTGCCGCGTGCATCACGAACTGCGCGGCTGA
- a CDS encoding response regulator, protein MGGMAYTILVADDEPAIRTMLEVILSADGHDIVAVPDGKMALEFLKEHTPDAMLLDVKMPFMDGFEICSRVKRIKRLRDTPVLLLTGFDDDQTRDHAKLVGADDIVYKPLSGKNLRGRVNQLIEARRR, encoded by the coding sequence ATGGGCGGCATGGCGTATACCATTCTCGTCGCGGACGACGAACCGGCCATCCGGACCATGTTGGAGGTCATTCTGTCCGCAGACGGGCACGACATTGTGGCGGTGCCGGACGGCAAGATGGCCCTGGAGTTTCTCAAGGAGCACACGCCGGACGCGATGCTGCTGGACGTGAAGATGCCGTTCATGGACGGGTTCGAGATCTGCTCGCGGGTGAAACGGATCAAGCGGCTGCGGGACACGCCGGTGCTGCTGCTGACCGGTTTCGACGACGATCAGACGCGTGATCACGCGAAGTTGGTGGGTGCGGATGACATCGTGTACAAGCCACTGTCGGGGAAGAACCTGCGGGGCCGCGTGAATCAGCTCATCGAGGCGCGACGGCGTTGA
- a CDS encoding DUF4388 domain-containing protein, which produces MVRGDLAVFPFLSVMQMFLTSGRAGRLSVDHIRGGQLWLERGEITHAEAGRLRGEHALQFMASLDAGVFTFEVDQPPPTRSMNLRRDPALHRLLEENAAWEPLLRTFPDWNRRLRFTAKWTEAQPVTRTQYRILNLIADSGNIRTLLERTATPPRLVLETLKPFLLAELIEIS; this is translated from the coding sequence ATGGTACGCGGCGATCTGGCAGTCTTCCCCTTCCTGTCCGTCATGCAGATGTTCCTCACGAGCGGACGCGCCGGGCGGCTCAGCGTGGACCACATCCGTGGCGGGCAGCTGTGGCTGGAACGTGGCGAGATCACCCACGCCGAGGCCGGACGCCTGCGCGGCGAGCACGCCCTGCAGTTCATGGCCAGCCTGGACGCCGGGGTGTTCACCTTCGAGGTGGACCAGCCGCCCCCCACCCGCAGCATGAACCTGCGCCGCGACCCGGCCCTGCACCGGCTGCTGGAGGAGAACGCCGCGTGGGAACCGCTCCTGCGGACCTTCCCCGACTGGAACCGGCGTCTGCGTTTCACGGCGAAATGGACCGAGGCGCAGCCGGTCACCCGCACCCAGTACCGCATCCTGAACCTGATCGCCGACAGCGGCAACATCCGCACGCTGCTGGAACGCACCGCCACGCCCCCCCGACTGGTCCTGGAGACCCTCAAGCCGTTCCTGCTGGCCGAACTGATCGAGATCAGCTGA
- a CDS encoding NUDIX hydrolase, whose translation MVTFYDTQQEARRDAAARGLREKVVCLVTRAGPGGPALLVFDHVPDGGAGVQVVAGGVEAGETPAQAATRELHEESGLSLNRPTFLTSYLWEAQLPERFTRQVCHAYTLTAPAGTPDTWDHLAEGRYVFRFRWAPLHAPGLDWELDAALPHLNQLLHKELQA comes from the coding sequence ATGGTCACGTTCTACGACACGCAACAGGAGGCCCGGCGGGACGCAGCGGCGCGCGGCCTGCGGGAGAAGGTCGTGTGCCTCGTCACGCGCGCCGGTCCCGGCGGCCCGGCGCTGCTGGTGTTCGATCACGTTCCGGACGGCGGGGCGGGCGTGCAGGTCGTCGCGGGCGGGGTCGAAGCCGGGGAAACCCCGGCGCAGGCCGCCACGCGCGAACTGCACGAGGAGTCCGGCCTGAGCCTGAACCGTCCCACCTTCCTGACCTCCTATCTGTGGGAGGCGCAGCTGCCGGAGCGGTTCACGCGGCAGGTCTGCCACGCCTACACCCTGACCGCGCCCGCTGGTACGCCGGACACCTGGGATCACCTCGCCGAGGGCCGGTACGTGTTCCGGTTCCGCTGGGCGCCGCTGCACGCGCCCGGCCTGGACTGGGAGCTGGACGCCGCTCTCCCCCACCTCAACCAACTGCTGCACAAGGAGCTTCAAGCATGA
- the rpmE gene encoding 50S ribosomal protein L31, with product MKKDIHPKVVPTKIIYQGKVVMETLSTKPEIHVDVWSGVHPFWTGEERFVDTEGRVDKFNKRFGDSYRNKKK from the coding sequence ATGAAGAAAGACATCCACCCCAAAGTCGTTCCCACCAAGATCATCTACCAGGGCAAAGTCGTGATGGAAACCCTGAGCACCAAGCCCGAAATCCACGTGGACGTCTGGAGCGGCGTGCACCCCTTCTGGACCGGCGAAGAGCGCTTCGTGGACACCGAAGGCCGCGTCGACAAGTTCAACAAGCGTTTCGGCGACAGCTACCGCAACAAGAAGAAGTAA
- a CDS encoding ADP-ribosylglycohydrolase family protein — protein sequence MPEPLDVLLSLCAADALGAATEFKSPDVIQARYGAAFRAYQPGSVFGFAPGEATDDSQMVVATLLGAARGEGHAGVLAAFREWLAAAPPDVGGLTRQALRLTFTEPQRLDGGALAWERGGFDGAGNGGLMRVAAAWLLGHRGAALAREAAVLTALTHADPRCVYASVFLTAFMEALADGQAYAAAAQAALGVMDSLDARDVLVEAGVLGLHTQDAHRAFRGREREARAQVRARVRSGLDGTVTSQSGYVLDTLEAAVAHARRADWWACVEPAVLGGDDSDTVACVVGAVVGARGLSTPPELLPELRLGHSWPGWDRGWIATQHLPNVLARAARSVAGTTSSP from the coding sequence ATGCCTGAACCTCTGGACGTGCTGCTGTCCCTGTGCGCGGCGGACGCGCTGGGCGCCGCCACGGAATTCAAATCCCCCGACGTGATCCAGGCGCGCTACGGCGCTGCCTTCCGCGCGTACCAGCCGGGCAGCGTGTTCGGTTTCGCGCCCGGCGAGGCCACCGACGACAGCCAGATGGTCGTCGCGACCCTGCTCGGCGCGGCGCGCGGCGAGGGGCATGCGGGTGTCCTCGCGGCGTTCCGGGAGTGGCTGGCCGCCGCGCCACCCGACGTGGGCGGCCTGACCCGGCAGGCCCTGAGACTGACCTTCACGGAACCGCAGCGGCTCGACGGGGGCGCCCTGGCCTGGGAACGCGGGGGCTTCGACGGCGCCGGGAACGGCGGCCTGATGCGCGTGGCCGCCGCGTGGCTGCTCGGGCACCGGGGCGCCGCGCTGGCGCGTGAGGCGGCCGTCCTGACGGCCCTGACGCACGCCGACCCGCGCTGCGTGTACGCTTCGGTGTTCCTGACGGCGTTCATGGAGGCCCTGGCGGACGGTCAGGCTTACGCGGCGGCGGCGCAGGCGGCTCTGGGCGTCATGGACAGCCTGGACGCGCGGGACGTGCTCGTGGAGGCCGGGGTGCTGGGGCTGCACACGCAGGACGCCCACCGCGCCTTCCGGGGCCGCGAGCGTGAGGCCCGCGCGCAGGTCCGCGCCCGCGTGCGCTCAGGGCTGGACGGCACGGTCACCTCCCAGAGCGGGTACGTGCTGGATACCCTGGAGGCCGCCGTCGCCCACGCCCGCCGCGCGGACTGGTGGGCGTGCGTGGAGCCCGCCGTGCTGGGCGGTGACGACAGCGACACGGTCGCCTGCGTGGTCGGCGCGGTCGTGGGCGCGCGCGGCCTGAGCACCCCGCCCGAACTGCTGCCGGAGTTGCGGCTGGGGCACAGCTGGCCCGGCTGGGACAGGGGCTGGATCGCCACCCAACATCTGCCGAACGTGCTGGCCCGCGCGGCCAGGAGCGTAGCCGGCACTACCTCCTCACCCTGA
- a CDS encoding penicillin-binding protein yields MRLRRAPLLTLLLTLGISTAEARVRLGEPLPQHPWTAAAQEVVVVYSHDCGDLGDLWSAVLAAGLPVRAVNAEGFPSPAPAGVQAWTGEAATTFARQLRVGTYPTVLLVQDGRIMNAWEGTFSGKLE; encoded by the coding sequence ATGAGGTTGCGCCGCGCTCCCCTGTTGACCCTATTGCTGACCCTGGGCATCTCGACCGCCGAGGCGCGCGTGCGCCTGGGGGAACCACTGCCGCAGCATCCGTGGACGGCAGCCGCGCAGGAGGTCGTGGTCGTGTACAGCCACGACTGCGGGGACCTGGGCGACCTGTGGTCGGCGGTGCTGGCGGCGGGTCTGCCGGTGCGGGCCGTGAACGCCGAGGGGTTCCCCTCCCCCGCCCCGGCGGGCGTGCAGGCCTGGACGGGTGAGGCCGCGACGACCTTCGCGCGGCAGCTGCGCGTGGGGACGTACCCGACGGTGCTGCTGGTCCAGGACGGCCGGATCATGAACGCCTGGGAGGGCACCTTCAGCGGCAAGCTGGAGTGA
- a CDS encoding GGDEF domain-containing protein, which yields MFTWLVGLGALACAAALGSQYPHFDPLDLWALPTLVVVLLALQLMLTNSMISVGTAVQVTFLGTASYVLLALNHQFSVLTGQSQALMENTYWFAVIYVSAFLVYEPRQATRAAGVILLLATVVCAANLALMTAPMRAHLIGPCVQFLLMGAVLTLMQATLGVQRSQFQAARAAALTDPLTGLANRRAAEERLSVLTRTDETYTLILFDLDHFKRVNDMHGHAMGDLVLRGVAEITRRHLPEGSLAARWGGEEFLLILPEQRDKHLRPMLDRLRADLRHHRYGTVNGVTACFGVATATSGEDPTAVVQRADLAMYRVKEQGRNDVHLADLRRTQVS from the coding sequence ATGTTCACCTGGCTGGTCGGGCTGGGGGCCCTGGCCTGCGCCGCCGCGCTCGGCTCGCAGTACCCGCACTTCGACCCGCTGGACCTCTGGGCGCTGCCCACCCTGGTTGTCGTGCTGCTGGCCCTGCAACTCATGCTCACGAACAGCATGATCTCCGTCGGCACCGCCGTGCAGGTCACGTTCCTCGGGACCGCCTCATACGTGCTGCTGGCCCTGAACCATCAGTTCTCGGTCCTGACCGGGCAGTCACAGGCGCTCATGGAGAACACCTACTGGTTTGCGGTGATCTACGTCTCCGCGTTCCTGGTGTACGAGCCCAGACAGGCCACCCGCGCCGCCGGGGTGATCCTGCTGCTCGCCACGGTGGTGTGCGCCGCGAACCTGGCGCTGATGACCGCCCCCATGCGCGCCCACCTGATCGGCCCGTGCGTGCAGTTCCTCCTGATGGGCGCCGTGCTGACCCTCATGCAGGCCACGCTGGGCGTGCAGCGCAGCCAGTTCCAGGCCGCGCGGGCCGCCGCGCTCACCGATCCGCTGACTGGACTCGCCAACCGCCGCGCCGCGGAGGAACGCCTGTCTGTCCTGACCCGCACGGACGAGACGTACACCCTGATCCTGTTCGACCTGGATCACTTCAAACGCGTGAACGACATGCACGGCCACGCCATGGGTGACCTCGTGCTGCGCGGCGTGGCCGAGATCACCCGCCGCCACCTGCCCGAGGGGAGTCTCGCGGCCCGCTGGGGCGGCGAGGAATTCCTGCTGATCCTCCCCGAACAGCGCGACAAGCACCTGCGGCCCATGCTCGACCGGCTGCGCGCCGACCTGCGCCACCACCGCTACGGCACCGTGAACGGCGTCACCGCGTGCTTCGGGGTGGCCACTGCCACGTCCGGCGAGGACCCCACGGCCGTGGTGCAGCGCGCCGACCTGGCCATGTACCGCGTCAAGGAGCAGGGCCGCAACGACGTGCACCTCGCGGACCTGCGCCGCACCCAGGTCAGCTGA